Part of the Caulifigura coniformis genome, CGTTTAGCGAGGGAATTTCATTGGACGTGAATCTCGATCGGACAACAGGTTGCGATCATTCCCGGAGACGCCTGAGATTTTCAATGAACCGAATCTCAGACTCCGTCGTCTTCTTGTGTGCAGCCTAATCCCGGGCGGACTGTCCGGGAGCGGGGGACCCACGTTGGAAGCGGCCAGCCGCTTCTCGGGGCGAAGGCCTCATTAGACAGGTCAGAGCACTTTCAAGCTCCAGCCCGACAGCTCACCCCGTCGGCGGCCGGACGATGGTCGTCCGGCCATTTGAAAGGGCCCTCGCGCGCCGTGCGCATCGCCCGAAAGCGTTGACGACGGGCGCTGCAGACGCGACGCGGCTGCGACAGCCGTTCCGAGGATGAATCGAACTCATGCCGCGGACCCGGCTGCTCAGGCGCCCCGAAGGGGTGCTGCCATGCTGTTAGTTCTCTCGATGTGTGGATATCCGATTGATGGTCTGACGCAGAGTACGGTGCTGGCGATCAACGAAGTGGCCAAGGCCAATCAGTCTGTCGCCCAGGGGTATCTGGCCGTTGGCCTTTCTGTGGCTTTGCTGGTGTGGATCTGTGCGATCTGTATTCACCGCCTCAGCCGGGCAACCGCCGACAGGGACCGGTTCGATGTGGCAGCGTCCGGACGCATTCGCTCGCGTTCGGCAGAGTGTTTTCTCGCGGCAGTCAATTCGGGTGGGCGCTGACTGCTGCGACCAGGCCACCCGGCGAATGGGATTCGCCGGGTGGCTATCTTGCGCGTCTCACGCGGCTGGGACGCCGCTTGCTCTGAGGACCGATTCCTGTACCAGCAGGTCGTGCTCGGGGGTCCATTCCGGGGCCAGCTCCCCCCCGATGATCTTCGCCAGAGCGCGGAACTCTTCGTCGTAGCGACCGCCAGGCTTCGGCAACGTCACGTCCTGCCAGCCCCGCTTGTATCCGTCCCGTGGCGTCAACAGCGCAAGACGCAAGGCAGGGGGTTCGAGCGGCGCGATGGCAATCGTCCCCTCTTCACCACAGACAGTGAAGTGTCGCCGCTCGCCGCCAAAGGGCTCGAGCATCGAACTGCGGATCGTGGCCGTCGCCCCCGGATACTCGAAAACGGCCAGCTGATTGTCGGCCAGCGAGTCGCGTTCAGGATGCGTGGTGCGGCTAAATGGAGCAATGCGGTCCGGCCGGCCCATCACGGTTGTCAGCGAGTCGATGAGATGGCATCCGAGTTCGAACATCGATCCGCCAGGATATTCGGCGAGCCCTCTGCGCTCCGCAGGCCCGATCTGCTTGCTCATCACAGCGTGAACTTCGAACACCTGCCCAAGCCAGCCTTCGCGAACCGCCTGATAGAGAAACCGGAAGGCGGGGTTGTAGCGGAACATGTAGCCCATCTGGACGACGACCTTCTTCATCCGGGCCGCATCGAGAAGCGCCCTGAACTGGGCTAGGGATTCGCCAGCCGGCTTATCGAGGTGAACATGCAGTCCCGCGTCGACGCACCGCCGGGCCGTGGGGACGAGGTTGCGGACCTCCGTTTCAATGGCAACCGCCTTGAGTCCAGGCGTGGCGAGAAGTTCCGCTTCCTCAAGCCAGCGCACTCCCACATAGGCCTTTTCGCGTTCGGCCCGGGCCCGGCGTTCCCTGTCCGGCTCGACGATGCCAACGACCTCGAACTGGTCGGACAGCTTGCGCATCGTGGAAAACTTGCCCGAGGCGTGTCCGTGGCCCGTCCCGATCTGGCCGACCTTGATCCGGGGCGGGGACGGCTCGTCCGCGAAAGCCAGCGGAGCCCATGCGGCCAGGGCGGATGCAGCGAGAAAGTCGCGACGAAGCATAACAATCCTTCTCAAGGTGCGGATCAGGGCCCACTATCGTCTCCCGTCGCGACAGGTTCCGTCAAATCTCACGAACGAGGACGCCCCACAATCGCCCAACACAGCTCACTGCAACATCTGTCTCCACAGACAGTTAAAGCCACAAAACCACATCGTTTCCAGTGGCGATTCCGGTCGGCAGGCCGTTCCGCAGTGGCCGTGCGTTGCCATTTCCCGGGCTCTGTGATATTTCTTGCGGTTTCGACCTCGGCGAGAGTGCCCAGGTCTCTGATGCCGAGTGGCGAAGAGGGTGTTTCTTCGTCCGGCATGCCCGGCAGCCATCAGGCTGCCGGTTCAATCTGCGAATCATCGAAGCGTGTTTTGTCATGTCGACCGCCACGAAGGTTTCCGCCCAGAAGCGTGAAAAGTCAGGCTCCGCTCACTGCAACCGGTTGCGGCTGCAGGGGATCGTTCCGGCCAACGTCTATGGCCACGGTCAGGAGCCGGTGAAAATCTCCGTCTCGGCTGACACCGCCCGTCCGCTGATCCTGAGCGGCCACAAGGTCGTTGATCTCGAGATCGACGGCGCCACGGAGAAGGCACTGGTTCGCGACGTCCAGTGGGACACCTTCAGCAAGCACCTGATCCACATCGATTTCCTGCGGATCGACGCGGAACAGCGCATCCTCGTCGATGTTCCGATTCACCTGAAGGGCACTGCTCCCGGCACGCTGACCGGCGGCATCCTCGAGCAGCCGCTGCACTCTCTGCACTGCGAGTGCCTCGCCATCGAAGTGCCGGACGAAATCGCGGTTCGGCTGGCCACGCTCGAAGTGGGTCAGTCCATCCACGTCCGCGATCTCACTGATCTGCCGGCTTCGCTGAAGGTGAAGAACGCGGCCGACTCGGTCATCGTTCACTGCGTCATGCCGCAGCAGGAAGAAGCTGCCCCGGCTTCCGCTGCGATCGAGCCGGAAGTCGTCGGCAAGAAGACGGACGACGCGGCGGGGAAGTAATTTCCGCCCGGTTCCCCTCGAACTGATTCAAGCACCCCGCTGGCATCGCCAGCGGGGTGCTTTTTTGTGTCGGCAGCGTGCTTTGGATACGGCCGGATGCCTCGAAAGCGGTATGATCTGCTCGCCCCCTGATGCCCATCCGATGCGGACTCGAATTCCAGGCCATTGATGTTTCCCCAGACGCGACTTCGCCGCCTTCGCATGCATCCGCGTCTGCGGGATCTCGTCCGTGAGACCCGGCTGGCGCCGTCCGACTTCATCCTGCCGCTCTTCGTGCGAACAGGATCCAATCAGCGGATCCCCATCCGCTCGATGCCCGGGCAGTTCCAGCTCTCCGTCGACCAGCTTCCGGCCGAGATCCAGGAAATCGAATCGCTGGGAATCCCGGCCATCATCCTGTTCGGGATTCCCGACCATAAGGACGCCCGAGGAACGGGCGCCTACTCCGACGACGGGATTGTTCAGCAGGCACTGAGGACGATCAAAGAGACTGGATCGCAGACGCTGCTGATGGCGGATGTCTGCCTGTGTGAGTTTACGGATCACGGCCACTGCGGCGTCATCAACGAGTCGGCCGGCAGGCCTGATGTCGACAACGACGCCACGCTGCCGCTGCTTGTGAAGGAAGCCGTCAGCGTCGCACGGGCTGGAGCCGATCTGATCGCCCCCAGCGGCATGATGGACGGCATGATCCAGGCGCTTCGCAGCGGTCTGGACGAGGCACAGCTCACGCACGTGCCGATCATGAGCTACGCCGCGAAGTACGCTTCCGGCTTCTATGGTCCGTTCCGCGAAGCAGCCGAGAGCGCCCCGCAGTTTGGCGATCGACGGTCGTACCAGATGGACCCGGCCAACGGCGCCGAGGCACTCCGCGAAGTCGCACTGGATGTCGCGGAGGGGGCCGACATGCTGATGGTGAAACCGGCTCTCAGCTATCTCGACGTGATCCGACGCGTGAAAGACGCCCATCCGGAGGTCCCCCTCGCGGCCTACAACGTGAGCGGCGAGTATGCGATGTTGAAAGCAGCCGCCGCAAACGGCTGGATTGACGAACAGCGGGTGACGCTGGAGATCCTGACCAGCATCCGCCGGGCGGGGGCCGACATGATCCTGACGTATCACGCCAAAGAAGCGTGCCGCTGGCTGAACGGGTGAAGCGGGACAAGTCTGGCGACTGAGGCCACAACCGGCATCCAGACCATAGGGAGAGACTTCTTGCGAGGCCTGACCGGACTACTGATCGCCGCGGGGCTCGGCCTGGCCGGGGCGCTCTGCAACTGGATGTATCTCGAAAGCCTGGCGACCAGTGAAGTGCGACTGGGCTTCATCGGCGTGAAGCCCGATGTGCGGCTCAACGTGGGAGACATCTTCAAAGCCGACCACTTCGAACCGGTCGAGATTCCACGCAGCCGCGTCGGAAACCTGCAGGACGCCGCTCCACTCTGGTCCGCCCGTGAAGCCGTCATCGGCCTCCGTGCGAACAAGCCGTATGCCGGCGGGGAGATCGTCCTGCGGCAGGACCTCGCGACGCCCACGCAGCAGGACCTGGCCTCCATGCTGGCCGAGGACGAAATCGCGCGGTGGGTCCCCATCGATCCCCGCGCCGTCATTCCTGAGCAGATCAACCCCGGCGATCTCGTCTCGTTCGAGACTCCGCAACCGATTGCCGTGCCGGCGTCGCCGATGGGAGAAACGCCGTCGCCAGCCGCCCGGGAAGTGATCGGACCGTTCCGGGTCCTCGCCGTTGGTGCGCGGCGGGAACGTCCCAATATCCAGCAGGCCCGTGGCCGAAGCAGCGGCCCCGAGAACACGATCACCATCGCGGTCCGAATGCCCGATGGAAAGATGGAACAGCGGGCCGTAAAGCTGTTTGATGCCGTTCGTGCCGCGGGTTCGCAGGGGGTTTATGTCCTGCTGCACTCGGCGAAGGAGAGCTGAGAACTACTTCCCGGCCGGGGCCGCGTTCCAAACCTTCAGGTCGTCGAAGCTGCCGCTCGTCCCAGCCACGCCCAGCTCGATCTTCGACTTTGTGGGATGGGCGATTCCGGACGACTTCAGATAACCGGCCGGCTTGCCGTCAATCGTCACGCGCATTTCGTCGCCGACGGTCTCCACGACCAGCGTGTACCACTTCCCGGGTTCGAGCCTGGCCGGGAACGTGGCGCTGCGTCCGACGAGCAGCTTCTTCACTTCTTCCTTCTTTGCGGGATCCTTCTTCATCTCGTAGATATCGTTCCGCATGTTGCCGTCCCGCTCGTCGATCAGGGTGACGCCGTTCAGGCGCACCTGTGCGCGGCAGAGGTGGCCGTAGTGCGCGTCTTTGTACTGGCGATCGTCGAACTCGACGTCAATCATCGTCGCGCCATCGAACCTGATCTTCGCTTCGACGACACTGTCGCGCGTCGGAATCTCAAGGCCATGCACGGCCGCGTGCGCCTTGATAACCCGCTTGCCATCGGCCGATGTTTCGTCCTTGGCCCGCGTCTGAGTTCCTTTCAGAACGCCCCCTTCAAACTCAAACGTCGGCACCACGCGATGCCAGGGCTTCGCCGGTTGCGACGCCTCGAAGTCGTCCTCAAACAGAAGTTCCTTCTTCCGGGCGATCGACTCGGTCGGGACGGTCGAAACGTCGGCAGCCAGTCCAGTGGCGCACAGGGACGTCAAGAAAGTGAACTTGAGGGCTTGAGAGAGCACAGTCGACCTCGACGAATGTTACAGGATCGCATCAGCAGACATGGTATCCGCGGAAGGGACTGACTGGCTGCGCCGGGAGACGTCCGGTTTCTTGAAAGCGATCGTGCCGATCGCCACGAATGCCGGCGCTGCGAACTCAGGAAGGAACCTGGGGGCTCGCTTTCGACGACAGGTTCTTAATCGTTCTGCGGCGGACAGGCGGGGCCGAGCACGGGCTGGACCCACGCCTGCTGAAAATCGCCAACCTCGGAGGGGTTGGGATGCAGGGCGCTCGACGTGATGGTGGCGCGGACGTAGATCTCGTCTCCTTTGAAGTCGTAGCGGGCCGAGTTCCCTTCGACCTTCGCGAGCGAAGTCCCGATTTCGTCGCTGTAGCGGTGGGTGGTGTTCAACGGCTTGCCATCCTTGCCCATCACGGGCGTCCCGACAGGGTTGTACCCCTTCCGCGTGCCGATGAACTCGATCGTGTAGGTCTCGCCGGCCACAGGGTCGATCTCGATCGACAGGCCCCGATCGGAGCTTTCCACCTTCTTCAGCGACACGCCGCTCGAGGCGTAGAACTGCCCGGCCTCGAGCGCGAGAATCAGCGACGTCGCCGTCAACTTCGGCGCGAGCACCATCACCCACCCACGGCCCGGCTCGCTCTTGCGGCTGGGGATGTTGTGGTAGTCGTGGCCATCATCCACGGCGAGGCCGTACATCACGGGCAAGCGGAGTTCGGCCAGCCGCTTGGTGAGAACGATGTCCCAGATCTTCTCGGTCGACGCGCGTTCCGCGTTCCCCTTGTTGTTCACGCCGGGATGGCCGTTGTAGACCTCGAAGAACCGCTCACCGATGATGCGCATCAGGTCTTCCGCCCGCACCGCCCAGCCGAAGTTCGGATGGTTCAGGTGGACCATCATCACCTGGCCAGTCCGCTCGCGCTGTTTATTCACCGAGTCGACGTTGTTCTGGATCACTTCGGCCACGCTGCTTCCGCCAGCCGGCGCGAGTTTTTCATAGATATTGCCGGCGTTGATATGGAGCGGGAGCTTGCCGTAGTCGGGGCTGGCGAAAAAGTCGCTGAGTTCTTCCCCCTGAATCAGCAGGAACTCCCGCTCGACGTTCAACTTCGCGGAGACTTCGTCGAACCGCCTGAGTCGCACCTGTTCCTTGCCATCTTCGGTTCGCGTTTCGACCCAGTCGGGGAACTTCGCTTTCAGCTTGTCGAAGGCCACGCGGCCCCCTTTGGTCTTGTCGATCTCGACCCAGCGGTCGACGTTCGCGAGCACGTTGTGGTCGGTGAACGTCAGGAAGTTGTAGCCGCGGTCGCGATACCAGAGGGCGATCGTTTCGAGGTAATCGTTGCCATCGCTCCAATGGGAGTGAGTGTGAACGTTCCCTTTGAACCAGCGCAGTTCGGTATCCGATTCCAGCGTCGCTGCCGGTTGGCGCTGGGCGGGGATCACCGACTTCAGCCCGAGAACGAGCGTCGCCAGGACGACAGGGACGACAAGGACGGCCTTGAGACCGGAAGGAGACGAAGCCTGTGCGGGTTGGCTGGACATGCAGAGCCTCACGGAGCATGGTCGGAGATTCCGCCTGAGTACCCGGAAATGGCCCGGGCGTCCACCGTCGGCGATCACAGGTCGGGCTGGACGAACGGAACCTCCCGGTTCCGATGAACCGCAAACAGACAGGCTTGTGACCGATCGGACGGCTTGCATTCCGGACGGTCTGTCCGCACTCTGCACGGTTCACACTGATCGACCTCCTGCCGTGAGAAGCGCCCTCCATGGCCAGTTCCGTCGCCAGCTCGGATCGCGTTGCGTTCGATCCTTATGCGCTTCCTCCGGAAGCGATCGAGGATCCGCCGGCGTCGACGTGGGCCGCCCTTCGCAAAATTGGTCCCGGCATCATCCTCGCCGGAACGATTGTCGGCTCCGGGGAATTGATCCTGACGACGAGCCTGGGCGCGAAGAACGGGTTCATTTTCCTGTGGCTGATCCTGTTCAGCTGTGTCGTGAAGGTGTTCGTTCAGATCGAACTGGGCCGCTGCGCGATTTCGACCGGCAAGCCGACGCTGGGGCTGCTGAATGACCTGCCGGGCCGGACCCGTTCGGGCCACCCGCTCGTGTGGTGGTGGTTCCTGATGATGCTCTGCACGGTGTTCCAGCTGGGAGCGATGACTGGCGGAACGGCCCAGGCGCTGAACCTCGCATTTCCAGCAGTCGCCCACGACATCGCGGACCGGCTGGCGGCGACGGCCCCCGACCTGGCGCAGGAAATCAAGGCTCACCCCGAGATCCCGTGGACCTTCCCGATCTGCCTGCTGACGATCGCGCTCATCTATCGCGGGTCGTACCGGCGCATCGAATGGCTGACGACGTTCATCGTCGTCTCGGTGACGCTGGCAACCGTCACGGCCGCGGTCGCCCTCGGGTGGACGAAGTATCCGGTCGATCCCCACCAGCTGGCCGACGGCCTGAAGTTCCGCCTTCCAGGCGAGGATTCCAGGGCGGCCGTCGCGGCGGCCTTCGCCGTTTTCGGCATCACCGGCGTCGGCGCAACGGAACTCTTCTATTACCCCTACTGGTGCCTCGAGAAGGGCTATGCCCGGTCGACGGGGCGATCCGACGGAAGCGACGCCTGGGCCGCGCGTGCCAAAGGCTGGATCCGCGTCATGCATCTCGACGCCTGGGTCAGCATGGTCGTGTTCACGATTTCGACGGTGTCGTTCTACGTGATGGGGGCAGCGGTCCTGCATCCACAGGGTCTCGATCCCAGGAAGGAAGATCTGATCGCGACGCTGGCGGAGATGTTCGTCGGACCATTCGGAATGTGGACGCGCACGTTGTTCCTCGTCGGGGCCGGCGCCGTTCTGTTCAAGACCCTCTACCTCTCGTGCGCCGCAAACAGCCGGCTGACGACCGACTGCTTCGACCTGTGCGGCCTTGTGAATGTCGACACGGCGGAGGATCGCGCCCGCTGGATCCGACGGCTGTCGATCGTCTTCCCGATTCTGGCGCTGCTTCTCTATCTGAGCATCAGTGATCCGAAGTTCATGGTCACGATCGGCGGTATTGCGCAGGGGGCCACCCTGCCGATGATCTGCCTGGCCGCGTGGTATTTCCGATTCAAGCTGATCGACAGGCGGCTGACGCCCTGGCCGACGACCGATCTCATGCTGGCGATCGCGGTGCTGTCGGTATTCGTCGTCGCGGCCTACGCCGTGCCGATGCAGCTGACCGACCTGTGGAAATTCCTGGCGGGGTGACGGAGTGCCGTCAGCCGGCGTCGGTCAGTTTTTCCTGAAGCTTCTGGACGGACCGCGTGAGGAGCACGCGGATCGCGCCGTCGGTTTTCCCGAGGCGTTCGGCAATCTCTTTCGTCTGCAGGCCGTCAACATATCTGAGGCGCAGGACTTCGCGAGTTTCCTCAGGGAGTTCCTGCAGGGCGACCTGCAACTGGAATTCTTTCTGATTGCGGGACAGCGCCTGGCTGGCGGTGGTCATGCTGACGGCCAGCAGGTCGGCGAACTTTCCACCGTCGTCGGCGCGATCGGCGTCGATCGACATCTCGCGTTCTCCCGCCCGCTTCTGCGACTGGAAGAATCGTCGGTGGGCGTCAATGAGGCGATGCTCGGCGATCTGGCATAGCCAGCCGAACGGCTCACGCTGGAGCTGCTCGAATTCGGCGACGCGGCGGACGGCATCAATCGTCGCTTCCTGCAGGATGTCTTCGGCTTCCACCTTCTGTTTCAGGCGCGATCCGAGCTGCCGGTTGATGTAGGCAAGCAGTTGTGGCTGCTTCTCTTTCAGGAGCTCGACGAGCCTCTGTTCGGCGGGAGAGGGGACAGGTTGAGCGCCGTCCGTCGACGAATCCGACATCGCAAGACCTTCCCACAAGGCAACCCGCAGTGGACGACCTTCCGCACGACAGCCAGCTTAGAGGAACGCGGCACAAACGGCGATTGCCGGGAGTTTTATGAAACGGGATGATGGAACGGGAATTCCCCCGGAGGTTGAGAAGCATGACCGCTGCGCCCAAGCTGATGTCCGTCGACGACTATCTCGCGATGGAACGCCGCTCGGACATCAAACATGAGTACTTCGCAGGCCAGATCTTCGCGATGGCCGGTGCGAGCTATGCTCACTCGACCATCACGGCAAACGTCTCAGGCGAATTGAGAGATGCGCTTCGCAACACCGACTGTAACGTCGTCTCCAGCGACATGCGGGTGAGGACGGTCAGCACCCTGTATGCCTACCCGGATGTCGCCGTCCTCTGTGGGAAGCCTGAGTTCGATGATGAGGAGCGGGACACGCTGACCAATCCCATCGTCTTGATCGAAGTCCTTTCCGATTCCACCGAGGGCTACGACCGCGGGCAGAAGTTCTTCAATTATCGTTCGATCCCTTCCCTCAAGGAATATGTCCTCATCTCCCAGCGTCAGAGGCTGGTCGAGCACTTTGCCCGCCAGCCCAACGGGCAGTGGCTACTGACGACCTACAGTTCCTCCGATCAAGTCGTGCAGTTTCCCACTCTCGACGTTTCGATTCCGCTCGCCAGCTTCTACCTGAAAGTCGAACTGTCCAGCACGCCTGCCTTACGCGACGAGGAAGAGTCCGCGACCTGAAGTCCTACACGACTCGGCAGATGTAGCACTTCAGGTACAGCGACTCATCGCAGTAGGGTGACACCGGGTGATCGGGCGCCTGAATGCGTGCTTCCAGGATCTGCAGACCGCGCTTCGATTGCAGCCCGACCTGGCGGAGCATGTCTTCAAAGTCTCCGCGGCCGACCAACCCCGAG contains:
- a CDS encoding CpaB family protein, yielding MRGLTGLLIAAGLGLAGALCNWMYLESLATSEVRLGFIGVKPDVRLNVGDIFKADHFEPVEIPRSRVGNLQDAAPLWSAREAVIGLRANKPYAGGEIVLRQDLATPTQQDLASMLAEDEIARWVPIDPRAVIPEQINPGDLVSFETPQPIAVPASPMGETPSPAAREVIGPFRVLAVGARRERPNIQQARGRSSGPENTITIAVRMPDGKMEQRAVKLFDAVRAAGSQGVYVLLHSAKES
- the hemB gene encoding porphobilinogen synthase; this translates as MFPQTRLRRLRMHPRLRDLVRETRLAPSDFILPLFVRTGSNQRIPIRSMPGQFQLSVDQLPAEIQEIESLGIPAIILFGIPDHKDARGTGAYSDDGIVQQALRTIKETGSQTLLMADVCLCEFTDHGHCGVINESAGRPDVDNDATLPLLVKEAVSVARAGADLIAPSGMMDGMIQALRSGLDEAQLTHVPIMSYAAKYASGFYGPFREAAESAPQFGDRRSYQMDPANGAEALREVALDVAEGADMLMVKPALSYLDVIRRVKDAHPEVPLAAYNVSGEYAMLKAAAANGWIDEQRVTLEILTSIRRAGADMILTYHAKEACRWLNG
- a CDS encoding sigma-70 family RNA polymerase sigma factor, which encodes MSDSSTDGAQPVPSPAEQRLVELLKEKQPQLLAYINRQLGSRLKQKVEAEDILQEATIDAVRRVAEFEQLQREPFGWLCQIAEHRLIDAHRRFFQSQKRAGEREMSIDADRADDGGKFADLLAVSMTTASQALSRNQKEFQLQVALQELPEETREVLRLRYVDGLQTKEIAERLGKTDGAIRVLLTRSVQKLQEKLTDAG
- a CDS encoding Uma2 family endonuclease, translated to MTAAPKLMSVDDYLAMERRSDIKHEYFAGQIFAMAGASYAHSTITANVSGELRDALRNTDCNVVSSDMRVRTVSTLYAYPDVAVLCGKPEFDDEERDTLTNPIVLIEVLSDSTEGYDRGQKFFNYRSIPSLKEYVLISQRQRLVEHFARQPNGQWLLTTYSSSDQVVQFPTLDVSIPLASFYLKVELSSTPALRDEEESAT
- a CDS encoding Nramp family divalent metal transporter, which codes for MASSVASSDRVAFDPYALPPEAIEDPPASTWAALRKIGPGIILAGTIVGSGELILTTSLGAKNGFIFLWLILFSCVVKVFVQIELGRCAISTGKPTLGLLNDLPGRTRSGHPLVWWWFLMMLCTVFQLGAMTGGTAQALNLAFPAVAHDIADRLAATAPDLAQEIKAHPEIPWTFPICLLTIALIYRGSYRRIEWLTTFIVVSVTLATVTAAVALGWTKYPVDPHQLADGLKFRLPGEDSRAAVAAAFAVFGITGVGATELFYYPYWCLEKGYARSTGRSDGSDAWAARAKGWIRVMHLDAWVSMVVFTISTVSFYVMGAAVLHPQGLDPRKEDLIATLAEMFVGPFGMWTRTLFLVGAGAVLFKTLYLSCAANSRLTTDCFDLCGLVNVDTAEDRARWIRRLSIVFPILALLLYLSISDPKFMVTIGGIAQGATLPMICLAAWYFRFKLIDRRLTPWPTTDLMLAIAVLSVFVVAAYAVPMQLTDLWKFLAG
- a CDS encoding Gfo/Idh/MocA family protein — protein: MLRRDFLAASALAAWAPLAFADEPSPPRIKVGQIGTGHGHASGKFSTMRKLSDQFEVVGIVEPDRERRARAEREKAYVGVRWLEEAELLATPGLKAVAIETEVRNLVPTARRCVDAGLHVHLDKPAGESLAQFRALLDAARMKKVVVQMGYMFRYNPAFRFLYQAVREGWLGQVFEVHAVMSKQIGPAERRGLAEYPGGSMFELGCHLIDSLTTVMGRPDRIAPFSRTTHPERDSLADNQLAVFEYPGATATIRSSMLEPFGGERRHFTVCGEEGTIAIAPLEPPALRLALLTPRDGYKRGWQDVTLPKPGGRYDEEFRALAKIIGGELAPEWTPEHDLLVQESVLRASGVPAA
- a CDS encoding CehA/McbA family metallohydrolase domain-containing protein codes for the protein MSSQPAQASSPSGLKAVLVVPVVLATLVLGLKSVIPAQRQPAATLESDTELRWFKGNVHTHSHWSDGNDYLETIALWYRDRGYNFLTFTDHNVLANVDRWVEIDKTKGGRVAFDKLKAKFPDWVETRTEDGKEQVRLRRFDEVSAKLNVEREFLLIQGEELSDFFASPDYGKLPLHINAGNIYEKLAPAGGSSVAEVIQNNVDSVNKQRERTGQVMMVHLNHPNFGWAVRAEDLMRIIGERFFEVYNGHPGVNNKGNAERASTEKIWDIVLTKRLAELRLPVMYGLAVDDGHDYHNIPSRKSEPGRGWVMVLAPKLTATSLILALEAGQFYASSGVSLKKVESSDRGLSIEIDPVAGETYTIEFIGTRKGYNPVGTPVMGKDGKPLNTTHRYSDEIGTSLAKVEGNSARYDFKGDEIYVRATITSSALHPNPSEVGDFQQAWVQPVLGPACPPQND
- a CDS encoding 50S ribosomal protein L25, with the translated sequence MSTATKVSAQKREKSGSAHCNRLRLQGIVPANVYGHGQEPVKISVSADTARPLILSGHKVVDLEIDGATEKALVRDVQWDTFSKHLIHIDFLRIDAEQRILVDVPIHLKGTAPGTLTGGILEQPLHSLHCECLAIEVPDEIAVRLATLEVGQSIHVRDLTDLPASLKVKNAADSVIVHCVMPQQEEAAPASAAIEPEVVGKKTDDAAGK